One window of Perca flavescens isolate YP-PL-M2 chromosome 15, PFLA_1.0, whole genome shotgun sequence genomic DNA carries:
- the LOC114569671 gene encoding transcription factor 20 has translation MEVSPQDPSLMAMDLSKGYSINPLTRSHTEAMDLVKKPEWYHRLPPSCSTEISSPYRSRASSSYNSQLHPELGAPALCRDMEQGPQPLGNYMNSTLAPGLDLYHDNLWHPGFYGPDQTGDPVPESSGGEESDSGSDVIFLLSSAKEPLLCSSFIQDSVRHIVEPLSPAVSSLDEGRGCYHLPQPLSSPSPDSSYSEDSSDSSVDIPVHHTRPIVLLSDLSAVYRNPAESPVDVSSDDSDVIEVSVTNKKKKSNAFSCKKGVSCRKSLVRKTPPPSEDEKASHRVRRSTRIRKSVPEMPQYTCSVSRHSLRRQAKMDAVGIYNESCDSDDMMEYAMRLFSSDANELAPKPDVTQRVSSNSEESDVDGWTDRKPPQTKPQPRRKVLHAKSANPKLKKPLALRKTKRLRNKQKQICRIATEQHERKRNKKTVATRKNKARPRTGPSALFSPREPEIKLKYANKKQEKKNKKLGNFSPFIHLKKRMCTVVNYQEEEAKVRSSRAQQQTATRSPSGFVPSTSCFQLGRFSSESRCQATLVCCLCGQTANAMGLGDLHGPYYSTGPSRDRRSEQKEEEHLLVSRRSVNASDDGFYGYDCSALLESDNHSIPKVPFHLDEGWIHEDCGIWSAGIFLVRGKLYGLEEAARLAQETICSACQQTGAIMGCFQKGCPRNYHYGCAIQSGCVLKEDNFSIRCPEHKNTLFTSVTRQHKR, from the exons ATGGAAGTGTCCCCTCAGGATCCATCTCTCATGGCTATGGACCTGTCAAAGGGGTACTCCATCAACCCCCTGACCCGCAGCCACACTGAAGCCATGGACCTGGTAAAGAAGCCCGAGTGGTACCACAGACTCCCACCGAGCTGCAGCACCGAGATCAGCTCCCCGTACAGATCTAGAGCCTCGTCCTCCTACAACTCTCAGCTGCATCCTGAGCTGGGAGCACCTGCCCTCTGCAGAGACATGGAGCAGGGCCCCCAGCCATTAGGCAACTACATGAATTCAACACTAGCTCCCGGGTTGGATCTGTATCATGACAACCTGTGGCATCCGGGTTTCTACGGGCCCGACCAAACTGGCGACCCGGTCCCCGAAAGCAgcggaggagaggagagtgacAGCGGCTCTGATGTTATTTTCCTCCTGTCCTCCGCTAAGGAGCCGCTCTTATGCAGTTCTTTCATCCAAGACAGTGTGAGGCACATTGTGGAGCCCCTGTCCCCAGCTGTGTCCTCACTGGACGAAGGGAGAGGTTGCTATCACCTACCTCAGCCTCTGAGCTCACCCAGTCCTGACAGCTCCTACTCAGAAGACTCCTCAGACAGCTCGGTGGACATTCCAGTACATCACACCAGGCCCATAGTGCTCCTGTCAGATCTGAGTGCTGTTTACAGGAACCCTGCCGAATCTCCGGTAGACGTCTCAAGCGATGACAGCGACGTTATCGAAGTTTCGGTCActaacaaaaagaagaaaagcaaCGCCTTCTCTTGTAAGAAAGGTGTTTCTTGTAGGAAGAGTTTGGTGAGAAAAACTCCTCCTCCGAGCGAGGATGAAAAAGCTTCACACAGAGTTCGACGTAGTACCAGAATCCGTAAATCTGTGCCCGAAATGCCTCAATATACCTGCAGTGTGTCTCGGCACAGTTTGAGGAGACAAGCTAAAATGGACGCAGTGGGTATTTATAACGAAAGTTGCGATTCTGATGACATGATGGAGTACGCGATGAGGCTGTTCAGCTCGGATGCAAACGAGTTGGCCCCCAAGCCAGACGTGACCCAAAGAGTGAGCAGCAATTCAGAGGAGTCCGACGTGGATGGTTGGACAGACAGGAAGCCCCCGCAGACAAAGCCGCAGCCTCGCCGCAAAGTGTTGCACGCGAAAAGTGCAAATCCTAAACTAAAGAAGCCCCTCGCCCTTCGTAAAACTAAAAGGTTGCgaaataaacagaaacagaTCTGCAGAATCGCAACAGAGCAGCACgaaaggaaaagaaacaaaaaaacggTTGCAACACGGAAGAATAAAGCACGCCCGCGGACCGGGCCTTCTGCTCTGTTTTCTCCAAGAGAGCCGGAAATCAAGCTCAAATatgcaaacaaaaaacaggaaaaaaagaacaagaaattGGGAAATTTCAGCCCTTTTATTCATTTGAAGAAGAGGATGTGCACTGTTGTTAACTATCAGGAGGAGGAGGCTAAAGTAAGGAGCAGCAGAGCCCAGCAGCAGACCGCCACCAGATCTCCGTCTGGGTTTGTTCCCAGTACTTCCTGTTTCCAGCTGGGTCGGTTCAGCTCGGAAAGCAGGTGTCAGGCCACGCTGGTGTGCTGCCTGTGCGGTCAGACGGCCAACGCCATGGGCCTCGGGGACCTGCACGGCCCGTATTACTCCACCGGCCCGTCTCGGGACCGCAGGAGCGAGCAGAAAGAGGAAGAGCATTTACTCGTCAGTAGACGTTCAGTAAATGCCTCAGATGACGGTTTCTATGGTTACGACTGCTCTGCTTTGTTGGAGAGCGACAACCACTCTATCCCAAAGGTGCCTTTTCATCTGGATGAGGGCTGGATCCACGAGGACTGCGGGATCTGGTCCGCCGGCATCTTCCTGGTCCGAGGGAAGCTGTATGGGTTAGAGGAGGCGGCGCGGCTCGCACAGGAAACA ATATGTTCAGCGTGTCAACAAACGGGTGCAATAATGGGATGTTTCCAGAAGGGCTGTCCCAGAAATTACCACTACGGTTGTGCCATTCAGTCAG GCTGTGTCTTAAAAGAGGACAACTTCTCAATTAGATGTCCAGAGCACAAG AACACGCTGTTCACAAGCGTAACCAGACAACACAAGAGATGA
- the LOC114569670 gene encoding myosin phosphatase Rho-interacting protein has protein sequence MSGEKATSPCNKFQANIFNKSKCQNCFKSRELHLLTDHDMEQAKPIYAGWLCLAPEGTDFDNPMQRSRKWQRRFFILYEDGSLSFALDELPSTLPQGTVNMNLCADITDAEPRTGQRNALCITTPEQEIFIRGDNKEIINGWSEQLVVYLQTNKQNQKKKRKVEPVASQEPSPAKMAATEQSFPSSENAAESGCGWWQEDQQVRGPGETPMWTVPDSDPPGPEKTPAGNTSSYLFPVSTGSFSGPVGSLDLVRSGYIAPSSNNQLAESNNIQTSANNKNLSQNKSHGRSTERLLGSEATEKEQEVETGVSRRGRREARTNKREKLQSCGDIAQITAPPPQRRAKSLDRRTSDTIMPPDLLNFKKGWMVKLDENEQWKKYWFVLSTYSLRYYKDSIAEEASDLEGDIDLTKCHNVSEYQVQRNYGFQIHTPKGVYTLSAMTSGIRKNWIQALMKNIRPAIAPDVASLPGLHVLCSPPEALPKPDVTQDSLPADVSTERDSHPKHKSVMERRREGRHKTFDWAEFRPPNKLSLDPQRTKAQCSLDLGDLERRKRREERRRKYESMLGFPLGWEGIGVKAADVRALSPKSQQKVEEEIEECWKQVEKTVFKSERSVPLFTEAKDSVEIEKMLEGYRKGVEDLKAQLAESERCRLELEPQLSTAGFYQQQPDSPLTSKADFCPSNTNEKPLNSSAQTLMDACKESTELQLNIISTQKQLGLEPPQTPSIWLHDSEGNFQELGDLHPETEDAPLLLSPASDSQHLFPRTDGQTVDLDVATINHKNQLVRDDCDQVPSSETQINISEYSSFILESPAERDANPPSYCEEQHLPPEQEMVRRLSQEVEQLTSQNEALNQRNQEMLNQLTEADREIERLKVELSSRYTEPHHLPEVEQLGQTRVEDLERELSSRDQQLLEAQTLITSLEENTREMEALLQLNVPTETEETEEENKEYLLRCFEATEAKLTGLERQLEQSELTCRELRTQNAELKEAEERCHQTAAKAEADIRGLSQELEKRRLEDGDSDGCVSGEERIRQVIDGMVMRLKALEKLLEVIDELDFGLRKEEERKPTVESQLKWEEEFWSLLLNKLKANPSELNDEKHVEGLLSEATERMLVEKQMLLLGHRLLSETCTDEGREGLKDLDIVWNVASETETKKIDESRMFHLNPQLYEMEHFRGITQVKISLLNHLASSVDTSAHDKLQSMVDFHFSEHPWSGLIHSAATEALHCCHLSRLQSKYERQLEETKQKLLASSLICSNCVDLMEENRELRERLSNVEEQRSSSSSLADKMNACCQTKETYPQDTVELQVADASIADGIGEEAEMVECPEIPLSCVECQLGIQEIAEENTEKSNASHKETDPLGLETEQVVVLRRRVEELEEQLAVMAKEVKEELDGKMSSVQTQHEKEMEKLKVTCEHSFTFMEESHLKVVEELQRRHQQDVERLLVERDRLLEEETAATATAIKAVKNAHRLELEREVQKRCQSENSTGNTHLEDIFRQHSEEICSYQRELEDLSQQFSLKCLENVHLVQALDAERKALCQCQQENQDLRTRNQELSGHLAAEITRLCSLAKQDDLPHSQGMDVYEMEITLRVKESEVQCLKQEITSLRDDLQSAQRDKRNATKKYKDMYTEMSITRAKTEREMDELRENLRLAHHALDLTSP, from the exons GCAAAACCCATCTATGCAGGCTGGCTGTGTTTGGCTCCTGAGGGGACAGATTTTGACAACCCGATGCAGAGGTCAAGG AAATGGCAGCGGCGCTTCTTTATCCTGTACGAAGACGGCAGCCTGAGCTTCGCCCTGGACGAACTG CCGAGCACTTTGCCACAGGGGACAGTGAACATGAATCTGTGTGCAGACATCACCGATGCAGAGCCCAGGACAGGACAGAGAAATGCACTCTGCATCACCACGCCGGAGCAGGAAATATTCATTCGTGGTGACAATAAAGAGATCATTAATGG GTGGAGTGAACAGCTTGTGGTCTATCTACAGACTAACAAGCAAAATCAGAAGAAAAAACGCAAAGTGGAACCTGTTGCCTCGCAG GAACCCAGCCCAGCAAAAATGGCTGCAACTGAACAAAGTTTTCCGTCCTCTGAGAATGCCGCAGAGTCCGGCTGCGGTTGGTGGCAGGAAGACCAGCAGGTCAGGGGACCGGGTGAAACCCCCATGTGGACTGTCCCAGACTCAGATCCCCCGGGCCCGGAGAAGACCCCTGCAG GCAACACATCTAGCTACCTGTTCCCGGTCTCTACTGGCAGTTTTAGTGGCCCAGTTGGCTCCTTGGACTTGGTGAGAAGTGGATACATCgcccccagcagtaacaaccaGCTGGCTGAGTCAAACAACATCCAGACATCAGCAAACAACAAGAATCTGAGCCAGAACAAAAG CCATGGCAGATCAACAGAGAGGCTGCTGGGATCGGAGGCCACCGAGAAAGAGCAGGAAGTGGAGACAGGCGTTTCCAGGAGGGGCAGAAGAGAAGCTCGCACCAACAAGAGAGAG AAGCTCCAGTCATGTGGAGACATAGCCCAGATCACTGCACCCCCACCCCAGAGAAGAGCCAAGTCTCTGGACCGTAGGACGTCCGACACCATCATGCCA CCAGATttattaaactttaaaaaaggcTGGATGGTCAAATTGGATGAAAATGAGCAG TGGAAGAAATATTGGTTTGTGCTGTCGACTTACAGCCTGAGGTACTATAAGGACTCAATAGCTGAGGAG GCTTCAGATCTCGAAGGAGATATCGACCTAACAAAGTGTCATAATGTGTCTGAGTATCAGGTGCAGAGGAACTACGGATTTCAGATCCAT ACCCCAAAGGGTGTCTACACGTTGTCGGCCATGACTTCAGGGATACGCAAGAACTGGATCCAGGCTCTGATGAAAAACATCCGTCCAGCTATCGCCCCTGATGTAGCCAG TTTACCTGGCCTCCACGTTCTCTGCAGCCCACCTGAAGCTCTCCCCAAACCAGATGTGACTCAGGACTCTCTGCCCGCCGACGTCTCCACAGAAAGAGACTCTCACCCCAAACACAAGAGTGTGATGGAGAGACGGCGGGAGGGGCGCCACAAAACCTTCGACTGGGCCGAGTTCAGGCCTCCCAACAAACTGTCTCTGGATCCTCAGAGGACTAAAGCTCAGTGCTCGCTTGACCTAGGCGAcctggagaggaggaagaggagggaggagaggaggaggaagtacGAGAGCATGCTGGGCTTCCCTCTGGGTTGGGAGGGGATTGGAGTTAAAGCAGCAGATGTCAGAGCACTGAGTCCCAAATCACAGCAGAAAGTGgaagaagagattgaagagtgCTGGAAGCAGGTGGAGAAGACAGTGTTCAAATCGGAAAGAAGTGTCCCGCTGTTTACTGAAGCCAAAGACTCTGTGGAGATTGAGAAGATGCTGGAGGGCTACAGGAAGGGG GTGGAGGATCTAAAGGCTCAGCTGGCAGAGTCGGAGCGTTGCAGACTGGAGCTGGAGCCTCAGCTGAGTACAGCAGGATTTTATCAGCAGCAG ccGGACAGTCCTCTAACATCTAAAGCAGATTTCTGCCCATCAAACACAAATGAAAAGCCATTAAACAGCAGCGCACAGACCCTGATGGATGCGTGCAAAGAAAGCACAGAGCTCCAGCTGAACATTATCAGCACGCAGAAGCAGCTCGGCTTGGAACCGCCTCAGACGCCCAGCATCTGGCTGCATGACTCAGAGGGCAACTTCCAAGAACTGGGGGATTTGCATCCTGAGACAGAAGACGCACCTTTATTATTATCACCTGCATCAGACAGCCAACACTTATTTCCTCGGACTGACGGACAAACTGTAGATTTGGACGTTGCAACAATTAACCACAAGAATCAGCTGGTCAGAGACGACTGTGACCAGGTTCCCAGCtcagaaacacaaataaatattaGTGAATATAGTTCATTCATTCTGGAGTCGCCTGCAGAGCGAGATGCCAACCCGCCGAGCTACTGTGAAGAGCAGCATTTACCTCCAGAACAGGAAATGGTGAGGAGGCTTTCCCAAGAGGTGGAGCAGCTCACAAGCCAGAACGAGGCTCTGAACCAGCGCAACCAGGAGATGCTTAACCAACTGACGGAGGCCGACCGCGAGATAGAGCGGCTGAAAGTGGAGCTCAGCAGCAGGTACACTGAACCCCATCACCTCCCTGAAGTGGAACAGCTGGGACAAACAAGGGTGGAAGATCTGGAGAGGGAGCTGAGCTCCAGAGACCAGCAGCTCCTTGAGGCCCAGACCTTGATCACCTCCCTGGAGGAGAACACGAGGGAGATGGAGGCGCTGCTGCAGCTGAACGTCCCAACAGAAACCGAAGAAACAGAAGAGGAGAATAAGGAATACCTGCTCCGATGTTTCGAGGCCACCGAGGCCAAGCTGACGGGGCTAGAGAGACAGCTCGAGCAATCAGAACTGACCTGCAGGGAGCTCCGGACACAGAACGCAGAGCTGAAGGAAGCTGAGGAACGTTGCCATCAAACGGCTGCAAAGGCGGAGGCTGACATCAGGGGGCTGAGTCAAGAGTTGGAGAAGAGGAGGTTGGAAGATGGAGATAGCGACGGATGTGTTTCTGGTGAAGAAAGGATCCGGCAAGTGATAGACGGGATGGTCATGAGGTTGAAAGCTTTGGAGAAATTGTTGGAGGTGATTGACGAGTTGGATTTCGGTTTgagaaaggaggaagagaggaagccAACAGTGGAGAGTCAGTTGAAGTGGGAGGAAGAGTTTTGGAGTTTGCTGCTCAACAAACTGAAGGCCAATCCCTCCGAGCTTAACGACGAGAAACATGTAGAAGGGCTTCTTAGTGAGGCGACAGAACGTATGTTGGTGGAGAAACAAATGTTGCTTTTAGGGCATCGTCTACTTTCTGAGACATGCACAGATGAAGGGAGGGAAGGTTTGAAAGATCTGGATATTGTTTGGAATGTTGCAAGTGAGACTGAAACCAAAAAGATAGATGAAAGCAGGATGTTTCATTTGAATCCCCAGCTGTATGAGATGGAACATTTCAGAGGCATCACCCAGGTGAAAATCTCTTTGCTGAACCATCTCGCTTCCTCTGTCGACACCTCAGCCCACGACAAACTCCAGTCGATGGTTGACTTTCACTTTTCTGAGCACCCCTGGTCTGGTTTAATTCACTCTGCAGCAACTGAAGCGTTACACTGCTGTCATTTAAGCAGGCTTCAGTCAAAATACGAGAGGCAACTTGAGGAAACCAAACAGAAGCTGCTCGCTTCTTCTCTCATCTGCAGCAACTGTGTGGACTTGATGGAAGAAAACCGGGAGCTGAGAGAAAGATTGTCAAACGTAGAAGAACAGCGGTCGTCTTCGTCGTCGTTGGCCGATAAGATGAACGCATGTTGCCAGACAAAAGAGACTTACCCACAGGACACAGTTGAGTTACAGGTAGCAGATGCAAGTATTGCAGATGGAATTGGGGAGGAAGCGGAGATGGTTGAGTGCCCGGAAATCCCACTTTCATGTGTTGAATGTCAGTTGGGGATCCAGGAGATAGCAGaggaaaacacagagaaaagtAACGCATCCCACAAGGAAACCGATCCTTTGGGCTTGGAGACGGAGCAAGTTGTAGTGCTGAGAAGAAgagtggaggagctggaggagcagCTGGCCGTCATGGCCAAGGAAGTGAAAGAAGAGCTTGATGGGAAAATGAGTTCTGTTCAGACGCAACATGAGAAGGAGATGGAAAAGCTGAAG GTCACGTGTGAGCACAGCTTCACCTTCATGGAGGAGTCTCACCTAAAGGTGGTCGAGGAGCTACAGCGTCGACACCAACAGGATGTCGAGCGTCTCCtggtggagagagacagactgctGGAGGAGGAGACCGCTGCTACGGCAACCG CAATCAAAGCCGTCAAGAACGCCCACCGGCTGGAGCTGGAGAGGGAGGTGCAAAAGAGATGTCAGTCAGAGAACagcacaggaaacacacacctGGAGGACATATTCAGGCAACACAG TGAGGAGATTTGCTCGTACCAGCGGGAGCTTGAGGATTTGTCCCAGCAGTTCTCTCTGAAGTGTCTGGAGAATGTACACCTTGTCCAGGCTCTGGATGCTGAGAGGAAGGCTTTGTGTCAGTGCCAGCAGGAAAACCAAGACCTGAGGACCAGAAACCAG GAGTTGAGCGGTCACCTCGCAGCAGAGATCACCAGACTTTGTTCTCTGGCGAAGCAGGACGACCTGCCACACAGTCAGGGAATGGATGTGTATGAAATGGAG ATTACCCTGCGAGTGAAGGAGTCTGAGGTGCAGTGTCTGAAGCAGGAGATCACATCTCTGAGGGACGACCTGCAGTCAGCACAGAGG GACAAGAGGAACGCCACAAAGAAGTACAAAGACATGTACACCGAGATGAGCATCACAAGGgccaaaacagaaagagagatggatgaGCTGAGAGAGAACCTGAGGCTGGCCCATCATGCTCTGGACCTGACTTCACCCTGA